In Chrysemys picta bellii isolate R12L10 chromosome 22, ASM1138683v2, whole genome shotgun sequence, the genomic stretch CTCTGAGTGTTCCTCCAGGACGAGGGACCTGAAGAAGCTCATGCTGTATCGTATGGCTGAGGCCAGTTATAGATAGGAGGTGAGGGGAATAAGTGACCAATGATTTGGTGACTGAAGGGCATGGGGGCTGGGCTTTATCTCCAGAAGGGATTTCAGCAGGAAAATGGAGGAAGCTGTCAATGCAGCAGAGTCATGTTTACACCCATTTGAGCCTTTGGGTCAAATTTGTCCCTGGCATAAACTTtggagggctccagccccagcccaaacgtctacactgcaattgttagccctgcagcccagccccggcGCCACAGGGGTTTTATTGCAGTGGGGACGTGCCCTCTGAGGCCTCTTTCGGAGAGCTGTGGATCAACTCCTGGGTGTTTCCTGAAGCTGGCGCTGCTGTGCTTCCCTGTGTCcccaggggcaggcagggcagaagcTGGCATTGCCACAGCCCATGCTGTCCCCAGTGGGCAGGACAGGAGCCCGTCCTGTGGTGTGCAGGAAACTGCCAGTCTGTGGGCACCTTGCATCATCACTTCGCTCCATCTTCCCCTGGCTATTCCAGGCTCGTTGGCAGGTCCCAGCCTAACTCCCGCCCCACTTTTTTACTTGGACGTGTCTTCCGACCCCCCTGCCCGAGGAGACTCCGCCCGGCTCGTATGCATCGCGCCGAGTGCCTACGTGGAGAGCGAGTTCTGGTTGCTGAAGACGGACCTGGTTCAGCCTGTACAGACGCTGTTTGCCTCGGAGGCCCAGCACCAAGTCACCTTCATCCTGGGGAACGTCACCGGGAAGGGCGCCGGGCAGTACCGGTGCCAGTACCGCCGCTACAACGGGAGTGCCTGGCAGATGTCAAAGTTCAGCAATGTGGTGGAGATCGCGGGTGGCAGGTAAAGGGCTTTTAGATCTGAAGGAACCTGGCTGAGCTGAGGAGAGAGCGGGGGAGTGTGGGCAAGTGTAGTGcagttcttctcccccccccccccccccccgagctctgccggcgcccctccgtcctgagccagccctgggctccctcgaCCTCCCCCAGCTCCGTTGATGCCTCTCAGCCCTCCAGTGCTCTTCCAGTCCTACTCTGCTGGGGCGAAAGGTTGGTGCACCAAGCCAGCTAGTCCAACTCAAAGCTGCTGGCCGAGGCTGAGCTGAAGAGTTTGTGAGGTAGGTCAGGTGCCTTCCTGGTGGTGAGAGCAGGGAGCTGCATGGTGAAAGGTACCAAGGGCGGCTTGGGTGTCAGACTTCTGGGCTCTGATCCTGGTTCTGGGAGAGATTTTGGTTTAGCTAGCGCGTGAGGCTGAgataggactcctgggtttcctTCCCAGTActgggtgggagtggggcctcgTGGGTCAAACAGGAGGGCTGGGCATGGATCCCGtcctggctggaggagggagtggggtctagtctTCAGAGCAGGATGTGGGTTGGCAGGACTCCTGCGGCCTGATCTTGACTCCGCAAACCGGTGTGAATAAAGCAACTTTTCAAACTGTCTCCTCCTTTCTTTTCCATTGAAAATCTGTcaacatcccctcccccagcaactcCGACTGCTCCTCCCCAGCTTCCACGGCTGCTCCAGAAGGTAAGGGCAAGGACCGAGGGAGGCAGGGAATCTGCCAGGGCTTGGGAAACAAGACTTCAGCTCCGAGCCGGGGTTGGGGGGAGAACCATGGGGAAGGCCGTGGCTATGACGGAGATTGGGGGGCGCTCACCCTGTTCCAAAGCTGCCCACTTGCGGGTACAGTCTGGTGCTCGGAGTGGGGAGGGCTGTGTGGGGTCCCTTTGGTATCTGAAAAGGGCCAGGTAACGCCAGCTGTTTCTCTGCATTGTCCAGGTTCCCCGTGGCTGCTCCCTGTGACCCTCAGCGTGGCTGGAGCTTTGCTTCTGACCGTGGGCCTAGTGGTAGCAGTTGTGGCAGTCAGGCGAGGTACGAGGAGGGCAGAAGCTGGGTCCTGGACTGCCTGTGATCAGCTATAGAGGTCACCTGTAGCTCGGCTGGTGTGGCAGGGTGTTGTTATACCGCaggggactgggactcaggactcctgggtcctg encodes the following:
- the C22H19orf38 gene encoding protein HIDE1, with product MHVGLLLSSHQRPRTLSRKMSLRILFLLAGSLAGPSLTPAPLFYLDVSSDPPARGDSARLVCIAPSAYVESEFWLLKTDLVQPVQTLFASEAQHQVTFILGNVTGKGAGQYRCQYRRYNGSAWQMSKFSNVVEIAGGSNSDCSSPASTAAPEGSPWLLPVTLSVAGALLLTVGLVVAVVAVRRVNARRQQLKRDQESCWTERNFPTTDMSFDNGLFTVSVTMDLEATGSQDAYISPGSRKSLRSTSSLGTNSFSTFKSLQ